One part of the Andrena cerasifolii isolate SP2316 chromosome 4, iyAndCera1_principal, whole genome shotgun sequence genome encodes these proteins:
- the Gnpnat gene encoding glucosamine 6-phosphate N-acetyltransferase gives MSSIQENTETDLFNPSILERLSSSQIDGLLIRPLRSGDYDRGFLQLLTQLTEVGNVSREQFLNRFHTMKNNGSYYIIVIEDPSTEKVIATATIVVEQKFIHNCALRGRLEDVVVNNKYRGKHLGKLVVKIILQLARYLRCYKLSLDCKNHLIPFYESLGFKREPDNANYLNMRFLNENTTEQSHL, from the exons GAAAACACGGAAACCGATTTGTTCAATCCAAGTATATTGGAGCGATTATCCTCGTCACAGATCGACGGTTTATTAATCAGGCCTTTAAGGTCCGGCGATTATGACAGAG GTTTTCTACAGCTGTTAACTCAATTGACCGAAGTTGGAAATGTCAGTAGAGAACAGTTTCTGA ACCGCTttcatacgatgaaaaataatggTAGCTATTACATCATTGTGATAGAAGATCCAAGCACCGAAAAAGTGATAGCGACCGCGACGATAGTCGTGGAGCAGAAGTTTATTCATAACTGCGCCTTG AGGGGACGCTTGGAAGACGTGgtggtaaataataaatatcgtgGCAAACATCTGGGAAAACTAGTTGTTAAAATTATATTGCAATTGGCACGCTATTTACGTTGTTACAAATTGTCATTGGACTGCAAAAATCATCTCATACCGTTCTATGAGAGCTTAGGCTTCAAACGTGAACCTGATAATGCTAACTATCTAAACATGAGATTCCTTAACGAGAATACGACGGAACAATCTCATTTATGA